Proteins from a genomic interval of Micromonospora sp. NBC_00389:
- a CDS encoding TatD family hydrolase — protein MLSLMSEPTETRRERAARRAGEFPPAPEPLPRPVLDSHTHLDITVSEAGVPGGGSADDPVAAAIALATDVGVDRLVQVGVDVASSRWGADTADRHPAVLATVALHPNEAPRLADLDEALREIESLAARERVRGIGETGMDFFRTGDEGRAAQEESFRAHIAIAKRYGRALVIHDRDAHADVLRILDDEGSPDTVVLHCFSGDADFARECVRRGYLLSFAGTVTFGSATALREAAALTPVDQILVETDAPYLTPMPHRGRPNASYLIPLTVRSLAATTGTDLDELCAAISATGDRVFGPW, from the coding sequence ATGCTGTCGCTGATGAGCGAGCCCACTGAAACCCGCCGCGAGCGGGCCGCCCGGCGGGCCGGAGAGTTCCCGCCCGCCCCCGAACCACTGCCCCGGCCGGTGCTGGACAGCCACACCCACCTGGACATCACCGTCAGCGAGGCCGGCGTACCCGGCGGCGGGTCCGCCGATGACCCGGTCGCCGCGGCGATCGCGCTGGCCACCGACGTCGGGGTGGACCGGCTGGTCCAGGTGGGTGTGGACGTCGCCTCCTCCCGGTGGGGCGCGGACACCGCCGACCGGCACCCCGCCGTGCTTGCCACGGTGGCGCTGCACCCCAACGAGGCGCCCCGGCTGGCCGACCTCGACGAGGCGCTGCGGGAGATCGAGTCGCTCGCCGCCCGGGAGCGGGTCAGGGGGATCGGCGAGACCGGGATGGACTTCTTCCGGACCGGCGACGAGGGGCGCGCCGCGCAGGAGGAGAGCTTCCGGGCGCACATCGCCATCGCCAAGCGGTACGGCCGGGCGCTGGTCATCCATGACCGGGACGCCCACGCCGACGTGCTGCGGATCCTCGACGACGAGGGGTCCCCGGACACCGTGGTGCTGCACTGCTTCTCCGGTGACGCCGACTTCGCCCGCGAGTGCGTCCGCCGCGGCTACCTGCTCAGCTTCGCCGGCACCGTCACCTTCGGCAGTGCCACCGCGCTGCGCGAGGCCGCCGCGCTCACCCCCGTGGATCAGATCCTGGTGGAGACCGACGCGCCCTATCTCACCCCGATGCCGCACCGGGGCCGGCCGAACGCGTCGTACCTGATCCCGCTCACCGTCCGCTCGCTCGCCGCGACCACCGGAACCGACCTGGACGAGCTGTGCGCGGCCATCTCGGCCACCGGCGACCGGGTCTTCGGCCCGTGGTGA
- the rsmA gene encoding 16S rRNA (adenine(1518)-N(6)/adenine(1519)-N(6))-dimethyltransferase RsmA, whose translation MTGLLGPAEIRELAARLGVAPTKKLGQNFVHDPNTVRRIVTAAGLTPDDVALEVGPGLGSLTLGLLPVAGHVHAVEIDPVLAGALPETVARHAGADAGRLTVHRADALRIDAAELADPPPTALVANLPYNVAVPVVLHLLAELPSLRHGLVMVQKEVADRLVAGPGSKVYGIPSVKLAWYAQARGAGRVPPNVFWPVPNVDSGLVAFTCRQPPRADVPRQRVFAVVDAAFAQRRKTLRAALAGWAGGADRAAAALTAAGVDPGARGESLTVEQFAAIAASAPVGTPAAK comes from the coding sequence ATGACCGGTCTCCTCGGCCCGGCGGAGATCCGGGAACTCGCCGCCCGGCTGGGCGTCGCGCCCACCAAGAAGCTGGGCCAGAACTTCGTGCACGATCCGAACACCGTGCGCCGGATCGTCACGGCCGCCGGCCTGACTCCCGATGACGTGGCCCTGGAGGTCGGCCCCGGGCTCGGCTCGCTCACCCTGGGGCTGCTGCCGGTCGCCGGGCACGTGCACGCCGTGGAGATCGACCCGGTGCTCGCCGGCGCGCTGCCGGAGACCGTCGCCCGGCACGCCGGGGCGGACGCCGGCCGGCTCACCGTGCATCGCGCCGACGCGCTGCGCATCGACGCCGCCGAGCTGGCCGACCCTCCGCCGACCGCGCTGGTGGCGAACCTGCCCTACAACGTGGCCGTGCCGGTGGTGCTGCACCTGCTCGCCGAGCTGCCCAGCCTGCGGCACGGCCTGGTGATGGTGCAGAAGGAGGTCGCCGACCGGCTGGTCGCCGGTCCCGGCTCCAAGGTGTACGGCATCCCGTCGGTCAAGCTCGCCTGGTACGCCCAGGCCCGGGGCGCCGGCCGGGTGCCGCCGAACGTGTTCTGGCCGGTGCCCAACGTCGACTCCGGTCTGGTCGCCTTCACCTGCCGTCAACCACCCCGCGCCGACGTACCCCGGCAACGGGTCTTCGCCGTGGTGGACGCGGCGTTCGCGCAGCGCCGCAAGACCCTGCGCGCCGCGCTGGCCGGCTGGGCCGGCGGCGCGGACCGGGCCGCCGCCGCGCTCACCGCCGCCGGCGTCGACCCCGGCGCCCGGGGGGAGTCGCTCACCGTCGAGCAGTTCGCCGCCATCGCCGCGTCGGCTCCAGTCGGTACGCCGGCCGCGAAGTAG